A stretch of Bradyrhizobium sp. CCBAU 53338 DNA encodes these proteins:
- a CDS encoding aldolase, with amino-acid sequence MAHSLHASSPAPVRSNRPDLATDAIRTAREDLAACFRMAARNGFEEGICNHFSAVVPGHDDLFLVNPYGYAFRELTASKLLICDFHGHVLDGEGEPEATAFYIHAEMHKRLPRAKVAFHTHMPYATALSMTEGDPLIWAGQTALKFYGRTAVDRNYNGLALDTSEGARIASAVGDADIVFMKHHGVMVLAPTIAEAWDDLYYLERAAEVQVLAMSTGRKVLPVDPAIAAATYKQMRECDSESARLHLAAIRRQLDAEEPQYRH; translated from the coding sequence ATGGCGCACAGCCTTCACGCCTCCTCACCTGCGCCCGTCCGCTCCAACCGGCCGGACCTCGCGACCGACGCGATCCGCACCGCACGCGAAGATCTCGCCGCTTGTTTCCGCATGGCTGCGCGCAACGGCTTTGAGGAAGGCATCTGCAACCATTTCTCGGCTGTCGTGCCCGGCCATGACGATCTCTTCCTGGTCAACCCCTACGGCTATGCCTTCCGCGAGCTGACGGCGTCAAAGCTGCTGATCTGCGACTTCCACGGCCATGTGCTCGACGGCGAGGGCGAGCCCGAAGCGACCGCGTTTTATATCCATGCCGAAATGCACAAGCGCCTGCCGCGCGCCAAGGTCGCCTTCCACACCCACATGCCCTATGCGACGGCACTGTCGATGACCGAGGGCGATCCCTTGATCTGGGCCGGGCAGACCGCGCTGAAATTCTACGGTCGCACGGCAGTGGATCGCAACTACAACGGCCTGGCGCTCGACACCAGCGAAGGCGCACGCATCGCGTCGGCCGTCGGCGATGCCGACATCGTCTTCATGAAGCATCATGGCGTCATGGTGCTGGCGCCGACGATCGCGGAAGCCTGGGACGATCTCTACTATCTCGAGCGCGCAGCCGAAGTGCAGGTGCTGGCGATGTCGACGGGACGAAAAGTTCTGCCGGTCGATCCAGCGATCGCGGCCGCGACCTACAAGCAGATGCGCGAGTGCGATTCCGAATCCGCACGGCTGCATCTCGCCGCGATCCGACGGCAGCTCGATGCGGAGGAGCCGCAGTACCGGCACTGA
- a CDS encoding lytic murein transglycosylase yields the protein MKQADSSANRVTRRALLRSTIGASALLAAPTFALASPPGFDEWREGFRARAMAKGISAATWQRAMARVEPDMSVFKQMRNQPEFHEQLWQYVNRRVSDWRIINGKIALKNNQALFARIERDFGVERGTLLALWGVESAYGDPLVQQNHMTPVFPSLAALAWNEPRRKAYWEAELLNALRIVDKGWSTPEEMRGSWAGAMGNSQWMPEVWLNVGIDYDGDGKVSPFGKPDDALGSTAKYLVNRGKWRRGEHWGYEVRSPSEMSGSRTYAAWQAAGITRADGQPFPQPNASARMWTPVAGGPTFLLGPNFYSVKSYNPSMNYALAICHLGDRCLGAPPFIQPFPGSERILTLAEVQEMQTRLTKAGFDTGGTDGRVGNDTMKAIKDFQQRAGIAPADGYGGLKVLAKLRQGS from the coding sequence ATGAAACAAGCTGATTCCTCGGCCAATCGCGTCACCCGCCGCGCCCTGCTTCGATCCACGATTGGCGCAAGCGCGCTGCTCGCAGCCCCGACGTTCGCCCTCGCATCGCCTCCCGGCTTCGATGAATGGCGCGAAGGCTTTCGTGCGCGCGCAATGGCCAAGGGCATTTCAGCTGCGACCTGGCAACGCGCGATGGCGCGGGTCGAACCCGACATGAGCGTATTCAAGCAAATGCGCAACCAGCCCGAATTCCATGAACAGCTCTGGCAATACGTCAACCGCCGCGTTTCCGACTGGCGCATCATCAACGGCAAGATCGCGCTGAAGAACAACCAAGCGCTGTTTGCGCGTATCGAGCGCGATTTCGGTGTCGAGCGCGGCACGCTGCTAGCGCTGTGGGGCGTGGAATCCGCCTACGGCGATCCCCTGGTGCAGCAGAATCACATGACGCCGGTGTTCCCGTCGCTCGCCGCGCTCGCTTGGAACGAACCGCGACGCAAGGCATATTGGGAGGCCGAACTGCTCAATGCGCTACGCATCGTCGACAAGGGCTGGAGCACGCCCGAGGAGATGCGCGGCTCATGGGCCGGCGCGATGGGGAATTCGCAATGGATGCCGGAGGTGTGGCTCAATGTCGGCATCGACTACGACGGCGACGGCAAGGTCTCGCCGTTCGGCAAGCCCGACGACGCGCTGGGGTCGACGGCAAAATATCTCGTCAATCGCGGCAAATGGCGCCGGGGCGAGCACTGGGGCTACGAGGTGCGCTCTCCCAGTGAAATGAGCGGCAGCCGGACCTATGCGGCCTGGCAGGCCGCTGGCATCACCCGCGCCGACGGCCAGCCGTTCCCGCAGCCCAACGCATCTGCGCGGATGTGGACGCCGGTCGCGGGCGGGCCGACCTTCCTGCTTGGACCGAATTTCTATTCGGTGAAGAGCTACAATCCCTCCATGAACTACGCACTCGCAATCTGCCATCTCGGCGATCGCTGCCTTGGCGCTCCGCCCTTCATCCAGCCCTTCCCCGGCTCCGAGCGCATCCTGACGCTCGCCGAGGTGCAGGAAATGCAGACGCGACTGACCAAAGCCGGCTTTGATACCGGCGGCACTGATGGCCGCGTCGGCAACGACACGATGAAGGCGATCAAGGATTTTCAGCAGCGCGCCGGGATCGCGCCTGCCGATGGATATGGCGGGCTGAAGGTGCTGGCGAAACTACGGCAGGGATCTTAA